Proteins from a genomic interval of Uloborus diversus isolate 005 chromosome 4, Udiv.v.3.1, whole genome shotgun sequence:
- the LOC129220254 gene encoding probable ribosome biogenesis protein RLP24, with product MRVERCYFCSSPVYPGHGIQFIRNDCKIFRFCRSKCRKMFNRKKNPRKLKWTKAFRKAAGKELTIDPAFEFEKKRNVPVQYNRQLWQQTVKSIKRISEIKKRREACFINQRLKKGKVLAKEQDLKEVQQDLSLIRSVAAPNQLKLKLKEKNLEAMEEDQPEEKMMEEN from the exons ATGAGAGTTGAACGCTGTTACTTTTGTTCATCACCGGTTTATCCTGGTCATGGTATTCAGTTCATTAGAAATGATTGTAAG ATTTTCAGATTTTGCCGATCTAAGTGTCGGAAAATGTTTAACCGCAAGAAAAATCCTAGAAAACTAAAATGGACGAAAGCTTTCAGAAAAGCTGCTGGCAAAGAACTTACTATTGATCCAGcttttgaatttgaaaagaagCGTAATGTTCCAGTTCAGTATAACAGACAGTTATGGCAACAGACAG TTAAGTCCATTAAAAGAATTTCTGAAATCAAGAAACGAAGAGAAGCTTGTTTCATCAACCAGag gTTAAAGAAAGGTAAAGTGTTAGCTAAAGAACAAGACCTAAAAGAAGTACAACAAGATTTAAGTCTGATCAGATCTGTCGCAG CACCAAATCAATTGAAGctgaaattgaaagagaaaaacttaGAAGCTATGGAAGAAGATCAACCCGAGGAAAAGATGATGGAGGAAAATTGA